From a region of the Ktedonobacterales bacterium genome:
- a CDS encoding tetratricopeptide repeat protein, giving the protein MSADEPISQLMAQSRALLKQHQYQEALALCEQALALDSTVPAGWSQKGAALERLKHYPEAISACYQAIKLDPAHARAYAIAAEALVSLHRAREGLTLAERAVALDPNDPDTHSGKGTALLHLRRYQESLAAYEGALALDPNHLEGITGRGAALDNLKRHEEALAEADRAIALDPFYPDAHNNRAVALGHLKRHEEALAVLEQVIALDSQLAGPYSNKALVLGDLKRYEEALAACEQAIALDPQLAPAYNNKGFVLWCLKRHEEALAEADRAIALDPQLATAYNNKALALANLKRHKEALAACEQAIQLDPGLGPAYNNKGVALWNLKRHEEALTAFDQAIVLEPDHGLFYTNKGVVLTEMRQPYRALAAHQRAVELDPNYALAHYLTGVTLGSMMRAAGAGRRLAGRYAQEGLEAYGRAIQLAPDEPLSYNGRGVALLSLDRLQEALADFDRAIQLDPTLALAYFNKGFALSKLKRHEEALTAYDQALALNPVYAPAYAQKAEALNALQRYEEALDACALVLQRIPRFSAVYRCKARALWNLGHRWGAARAYLRYRFLPL; this is encoded by the coding sequence ATGAGCGCAGATGAGCCTATCAGCCAGTTAATGGCGCAGAGCCGGGCGCTGCTGAAGCAGCACCAGTACCAGGAGGCGCTGGCGCTCTGCGAACAGGCGCTGGCCCTGGACTCCACCGTCCCCGCTGGCTGGAGCCAGAAAGGCGCGGCGCTGGAGCGCCTCAAGCATTATCCCGAAGCCATCTCGGCCTGTTATCAGGCTATCAAACTGGACCCTGCCCACGCGCGGGCTTATGCCATCGCGGCAGAGGCATTGGTATCTCTGCATCGCGCGCGGGAGGGGCTGACCCTTGCCGAGCGCGCCGTCGCGTTGGACCCGAACGACCCCGATACCCACAGCGGCAAAGGGACCGCTCTGCTGCACCTCCGGCGCTATCAGGAATCGCTGGCGGCCTATGAGGGCGCGCTGGCGCTGGACCCCAACCATTTAGAGGGCATCACTGGCAGGGGTGCTGCGCTTGATAACCTCAAGCGCCATGAGGAGGCGCTGGCGGAGGCTGACCGGGCGATTGCGCTCGATCCATTCTACCCCGATGCCCATAATAACCGGGCTGTGGCGCTGGGCCATCTCAAACGCCACGAGGAAGCGCTGGCGGTCTTGGAGCAGGTGATTGCCCTCGACTCCCAACTAGCCGGTCCTTATAGCAATAAGGCTTTGGTGCTGGGCGATCTCAAGCGTTATGAGGAGGCGCTGGCCGCGTGTGAGCAGGCGATTGCCCTCGATCCCCAACTAGCGCCTGCTTATAACAACAAGGGTTTTGTGTTGTGGTGCCTCAAGCGCCATGAGGAGGCGCTAGCGGAGGCTGACCGGGCGATTGCGCTCGACCCCCAACTGGCGACTGCGTATAACAATAAGGCTTTGGCGCTGGCTAATCTCAAGCGCCACAAGGAGGCGCTGGCCGCGTGTGAGCAGGCTATCCAACTGGACCCTGGCCTGGGGCCAGCTTATAACAATAAGGGTGTGGCGCTGTGGAACCTCAAGCGCCACGAGGAAGCGTTGACAGCCTTCGATCAGGCTATCGTGCTAGAACCCGATCACGGACTATTCTATACCAACAAAGGCGTAGTGCTGACTGAGATGCGGCAGCCCTATAGGGCGCTGGCGGCGCATCAGCGCGCTGTCGAATTAGACCCCAACTATGCGCTCGCGCACTATCTTACTGGCGTTACGCTCGGCAGCATGATGCGTGCCGCTGGAGCGGGCAGAAGGCTGGCCGGGCGATATGCTCAGGAAGGGCTGGAGGCGTATGGCCGGGCAATTCAACTGGCCCCCGACGAGCCACTTTCCTACAATGGCCGGGGTGTGGCGCTGCTCAGCCTGGATCGCCTGCAAGAGGCGCTGGCCGACTTTGACCGGGCCATTCAGCTTGATCCTACCCTTGCGCTGGCCTATTTCAATAAGGGCTTTGCGCTCAGCAAGCTCAAGCGCCACGAGGAAGCGTTGACTGCCTACGACCAGGCTCTTGCCCTGAACCCTGTCTATGCGCCCGCTTACGCGCAGAAAGCCGAGGCGCTCAACGCGCTCCAGCGGTACGAAGAGGCGCTGGATGCCTGCGCGCTCGTCCTGCAACGTATCCCTCGCTTCAGCGCCGTCTATCGCTGCAAAGCGCGGGCGCTCTGGAACCTGGGGCATCGCTGGGGCGCAGCCAGAGCCTACCTGCGCTATCGTTTCCTGCCATTATAG
- a CDS encoding leucyl aminopeptidase, giving the protein MDISIATTPANTTAADAVVVGIFKASRTDALEGPAAALDTALDGALAAMRRDGELVGAANETTVVHTLGKLETPRIVLVGFGPRKNCTFESVRRAAAAGCRAARKAGARHVALALWWPELAHLGIGATHAAEASAEGALYGLYEFKKYKSSSDNGDTHKRVEQITLLGEDENALRQGSERGRIIAEAVSFCRDLGNEPPNVLTPTELAARARDMAESCGLECEVLEREQMRELGMGCLLGVAQGSAQPPKLIILRYKGDTGGAPGLALVGKGITFDTGGISIKPAANMEAMKMDMCGAASVIAAMQAIAHLKPKINVTALAPATENMPGGNAYRPGDILRAMNGKTVEIVNTDAEGRLILADALSYARAHNLSPIVDAATLTGAIIVALGSVRAGIFANDDDLARQIQEIGEEIGERFWTMPMDEDYDDLIKSEIADVRQSVSRREAGSIGAARILGRFAEGAPWAHLDIAAVNDFGSAKPYADKGASGIPVRTFVALAERLAK; this is encoded by the coding sequence ATGGACATCAGCATCGCTACCACGCCCGCCAACACCACTGCCGCCGACGCCGTGGTCGTCGGTATCTTCAAGGCCAGCCGCACCGACGCGCTGGAAGGGCCAGCCGCCGCGCTCGACACCGCGCTGGATGGCGCGCTTGCCGCCATGCGCCGCGATGGCGAACTGGTCGGCGCCGCGAATGAAACCACCGTCGTCCACACGCTGGGCAAACTGGAAACGCCGCGCATCGTGCTGGTCGGCTTCGGCCCACGCAAGAACTGCACGTTCGAGAGCGTGCGCCGAGCCGCCGCCGCTGGATGCCGCGCCGCCCGCAAAGCCGGGGCGCGCCATGTGGCCCTGGCCCTCTGGTGGCCGGAACTTGCCCATCTGGGCATCGGCGCAACCCATGCCGCCGAGGCATCCGCCGAAGGCGCGCTCTACGGCCTCTATGAGTTCAAGAAATATAAGAGCAGCAGCGACAACGGCGACACCCACAAGCGCGTCGAGCAGATCACCTTGCTGGGCGAAGACGAGAACGCCTTGCGCCAGGGCAGCGAGCGCGGGCGCATCATCGCTGAGGCCGTCAGCTTCTGCCGCGACCTGGGCAACGAGCCGCCCAATGTCCTTACCCCCACCGAACTGGCCGCGCGCGCCCGCGACATGGCCGAAAGCTGCGGCCTGGAGTGCGAGGTTCTGGAGCGCGAGCAGATGCGCGAATTGGGGATGGGCTGTCTGCTGGGCGTGGCCCAGGGCAGCGCCCAGCCGCCTAAGCTCATCATCCTGCGCTACAAAGGCGATACCGGCGGCGCGCCGGGTCTGGCGCTGGTGGGCAAGGGCATCACCTTCGATACCGGCGGCATCTCCATCAAGCCCGCCGCCAACATGGAAGCGATGAAGATGGATATGTGCGGCGCGGCATCGGTCATCGCCGCCATGCAGGCTATCGCGCATCTCAAGCCGAAGATCAATGTCACGGCGCTGGCTCCGGCGACGGAAAATATGCCCGGCGGCAATGCCTATCGCCCTGGCGACATCCTGCGCGCCATGAACGGCAAAACCGTCGAGATCGTCAATACCGACGCCGAAGGCCGCCTGATTCTGGCCGACGCGCTCTCTTACGCCCGCGCCCACAACCTTTCGCCCATCGTGGACGCCGCCACCCTGACCGGCGCGATCATCGTCGCCCTGGGCAGCGTGCGCGCGGGCATCTTCGCCAATGACGACGACCTGGCGCGCCAGATTCAGGAGATTGGCGAAGAGATCGGCGAGCGCTTCTGGACCATGCCGATGGATGAGGATTACGACGACCTGATTAAAAGCGAGATCGCCGACGTGCGCCAGAGCGTCAGCCGCCGCGAGGCCGGTTCCATTGGCGCGGCGCGCATCCTGGGCCGCTTCGCCGAAGGCGCGCCCTGGGCGCATCTGGACATCGCCGCCGTCAACGACTTCGGCAGCGCCAAACCCTACGCCGACAAAGGCGCGAGCGGCATTCCTGTGCGCACCTTCGTTGCCCTGGCCGAGCGCCTGGCGAAGTAA
- a CDS encoding CBS domain-containing protein produces MQARDIMTLNVITIHPQASVQDAARHLSDYHISGMPVVDEDRQVVGIVTETDIITRPGATVEKIMTRRVVSVQEDTPVDEIAQILTSKRIKRTPVMAGSRLLGVVSRADIVRMMASRWVCQVCGSIHLGKMPHACDSCGVDAVHIARELDPRTEITTR; encoded by the coding sequence ATGCAGGCACGCGACATCATGACCCTCAATGTGATTACGATCCACCCCCAGGCCAGTGTGCAGGACGCCGCCCGGCATCTTTCGGATTACCACATCAGTGGGATGCCGGTAGTTGATGAGGACCGTCAGGTAGTCGGCATTGTCACGGAGACCGATATTATCACCAGGCCCGGCGCTACCGTCGAAAAGATTATGACACGCCGCGTAGTCAGCGTCCAGGAAGATACCCCGGTTGACGAGATCGCGCAAATCCTCACCAGCAAGCGCATCAAACGGACGCCGGTCATGGCTGGCAGCCGGTTGCTCGGCGTGGTCAGCCGCGCCGACATTGTGCGCATGATGGCAAGCCGCTGGGTCTGCCAGGTCTGCGGCTCCATTCACCTGGGCAAGATGCCCCATGCCTGCGATTCGTGCGGCGTTGATGCCGTCCACATCGCCCGCGAACTTGATCCTCGTACTGAAATTACCACACGCTAG